The Wolbachia endosymbiont (group B) of Gerris lacustris genomic interval TTTATAAACATTAAATATATATTATACAGCTCTCCTTCCTCTTCATCTAAGTGGCTTCGCTCAGCTCAAAAATAACTGATTTTTCGGCTACACCCCTATAATTTCACTACTCTACAGAAACAGTTACTATAAAACCGACGCTAATAATTAACTGGAGATAAATGTTGCAAAGAATCGCAGTGGATCAACCGGCAAAGTCACAGTAAGTTAATAATGGAAGGATATTAGTATGGAGCCTCGGACTCGTAAATGTCTTTTCTGTGTTTTATTGAAACAATGGTTACTTCATATTTTGCAGCATTTACATGATACGATAATCGCCAGTTCTCAGTCTTCTGTGTCCTTTGAGTCTGTAACACAACGATTCACCAAAATCAATTGGGTTAACTGTAAGGCGCTCCTTTACTATTTCTTCAACTCTTAATTTTATTGTTTTTGGAAAAGCTCTTCTTACTAACATTTTTCAGGAATTTAATCTTATAGAACTTTAGTCCCACTTATAGTGGTCAGACTAGCTACTCATTTTTGTATGGAAGTTTACCAATTATTAAGATACTCAGTGTAGTAAAAACATATTCTAATAGTATGGAAAAATAAAATGACATTTGAACAATCTATAAAAAATGGCGTTATAAATTTACACAATTTGCGTAGCAAAACAATAGGTGAGCTTATCGATTGTTTAAAAACAAGAGATGATATCAAAGAATTTGCTTTTCAAGATGATGATACTGATCATAGTATACAATATAGGAAAGGTAGAAATATTAGTAATAATATGAAACTTAGGTGTATAGGTGCAGCAATTGGTTTAGTCGCTGGTCTAGTTGCAGGATGTTGGTTAGGGCAAGAAACTTTAGCTCTTATTGGTGTTTCTGGTGTAGTATTGATTGCATTTGCTATAGTTGGTGCGTTACTTGGAGCTGGAGCAGGCTATGTCGTAGGTAAATGTCTTGATAAAATTAAGGTTACAAATATGCAAAGAGAAAGGGGTTGTTAAAGGTTCGTGTTGTATTCTGAATTTCTTTCAATACTTAAAGATTTACAATCAGAGCAAACCACCTGTCCACGTGGAACTGATTTCAGCTCATCAGTTGAAACTTTACTTGAGCAGAATATGCATTTTATTTTATCACTTGGGCCAAGTGAGTGATCAACAGCAATTCTATCATCAAAAACAAAACACTCGCCTTCCCAATTACCACTTTTATTACCAGTTTTTTCAAGATAGGAAAGAATACCGCCTTTAAGATGGTAAACATCGTAAAATCCAAGGCTTTTCATATATGCTGTAGATTTCTCACATCTGATTCCACCAGTGCAGTACATAGCTACTTTCAAGTCTTTACTCTCAGAAAATGACTCTGCCCACTGAGGAAAATCGCGAAAACGCTGAGTGTGTGGATTGATTGCATTTTTAAACTTGCCTAGTTTTACTTCGTATTCATTTCGTGTGTCTATCACTAAAACATCAGATTGAGAGACAAAATCATCCCAATGCTCTGGATCAACGTACTGGCCTCTAACTGAAGTATCGAGATTACTTACACCAAGATTCACAATTTCTCTTTTTAATCTCACTTTCATCTTACTAAACGGTTGGTATCCTGCCACACTCTCTTT includes:
- a CDS encoding rhodanese-related sulfurtransferase encodes the protein MSFVIATFYHFVKLSNYYDMKDEIKVACDNVELKGTILLAEEGINATVSGERNAIDKIFDFLRSDDRLKGLTWKESVAGYQPFSKMKVRLKREIVNLGVSNLDTSVRGQYVDPEHWDDFVSQSDVLVIDTRNEYEVKLGKFKNAINPHTQRFRDFPQWAESFSESKDLKVAMYCTGGIRCEKSTAYMKSLGFYDVYHLKGGILSYLEKTGNKSGNWEGECFVFDDRIAVDHSLGPSDKIKCIFCSSKVSTDELKSVPRGQVVCSDCKSLSIERNSEYNTNL